The candidate division WOR-3 bacterium genome includes the window AACTCAGGTGAAGTAGAGTTGAGCGCGTCTCTGGACCTGCCCGAACTACTGAGTAGACTGGAAGAGCGAGCACCAGAGCAGAAGGACACGGTCCGGTCCGCGTTGGCTGCGCTGCGTCGGACACTGGGCGGTCTTTCCCGGTTTATTGATGCGGTTGACGTTGACTACTCGATAGACCGTTCCAGCGAGTTAATTCGAGTCTCGGACTACGCACCTTGGCATTACCGGCTTGGATTCTCAAACAGCTTTGCCTTCAGCGACACAGGCCGGCCATCGAGTATTAACCGGGAAGCGGACAACTCTTTTAGGTTGTCGTCGGGCGCAAAGGTCGGCCAGCTCCGAGCCGGATTCGCTTATGATTGGTCCCGGGGCTGGGATGCCAATATCTTTACTACCACGTTTGACCAAAGCATAAGCTGGCCCGACCTTGACCTTTCATTAAGCGGCGTGCACCGCCTGTTTCCCAAACTCGCCACCGACTCCAGACTTTCGGGGAAGTACCGGCGTAATTCCTCTTTGGCTGGCGAGCTGTCCGGAGACACGCTGGCGATGTACGGTCGGCGTACCAGCCGGACGTACGATTTCAGTCCACTGGTTTCCTGGACGACGACCTGGCAGAAGCGCGTATCGACAACGTTTTCCGCGAACTACTCAACGTCTTCGGCTACGAACTTTCTGAGCGAGACCGGCGACAACCGGAGCGTGACTGGTATGGACAGCCGAGGGGGAGACCTGTCGCTCTCTTACTCGTTCTCCGCGCCGCAAGGGCTCAAGTTGCCGGGGTTGAGGAAAGTCAAGTTTTCATCCGACCTGAGGCTGACGTGGTCTTTCAAGTACTCACAGACCCGGCGGAGTACAACTCAGTGGATAGGTGGTATACCGGGCGTCCCGGTGCCTCAGCAGCACGACAACGCGTACTCCACCAGACTCGCAGGTTCATACAGTTTCTCCCGGACGATCGAGGCTGGTTCGAACTTCGGATACAGCTTTACTAAGGGACTTTCTGGAACCACCACAAGAGCGACCGACGTAGATTTTTGGGTTCTATTTCGGTTTTAGTGCGGGTTTTGCCGGGCAGATTGGGAGTGGCAATGTTCGGACGCAATGCGAGAAATCGGCCGAGATGAATCCGAGGGAGAGAGTTGTACTGCTGTTCTTGACTGCCACGTTCCTTGTTGGTGCCGGCATGACTGCCTATCGCCGGATACGGCTTGCCCGACAGCAGGCTGCCTCGCCTATTGTCGTTGAGAATCCGGTTGACACGACGGGTACCGAGCCGGCACTTATTGACTTGAACCAGGCCCGGCAGTACGAGCTGGAAGCTTTACCTGGTATCGGGCCTGAGCTGGCCCGGCGCATCATCAGTTACCGGCAGCAGCATGGAAGATTCCGAAGTGTGAGAGAACTTCGGCAGGTGTCAGGCATCGGACCAAAGCGGTACGCAGCCATCTGTGAGCTGGTGACAGTCGGAGCGCGGCAATCTGCGAGCCCGAAACAAACCCCTCACCCGGATTCGGGCGAGGGGCAATAGTTGTAGTCCTCTGCTACTTGAGTTTCGTTACGCTCGTTCGGGACAGGCTGGTTGTGCTCTGGGCCAGGAGTGTGCAGACGTAAACTCCGGGTCCGAGCCTTCGGCCGTCTTGGTCGCATCCATCCCACACCGCCGAGCTGCCAGACCCGGATAGCGTACGAACCAAGCGACCACAGGCGTCGTGGATTGCGACGGTTAGTCCAGCATCTCGTACTGGCGGCCATGACAGCCTGGTCTCATAAAGGAAAGCAGACGGTGTGGCTGAGAGCTTCGGCGAACAGGCTGGTACCGGGGGGTGCTCAGCAAGCCCGACCTGCGTGACGACGTGAATCGTGCCATCGTACGGATAGCAGTTCTGTCCAGTCACAACCAGACGCATTGAACCGGTGTCACTTGGGCTTACACTCAGGGTCACTTCGCCAGAGCTGTTGGTGTAGCCATAGGTATAGACAGCCGAACCCATCGAGGCACACACCAGGGCGTTAGCAATTGGCGTGAGCTTACTGCGTACTGTTACCTGAATCTGCTGAGGCTGGGGCAGGATTTCTTGTGGATGGCTGACTTCAAGGATACGCGGTGTGGCGGTCCAGATACCAAGGTCAGGGTCTCCCAAGAGGTTGAATCCGCGGTAGTCCGCAGTATAGCTCGGGTATTCCTGATAAAGCTGTTCCTTCGCGCGAATCATTGCGTGCCCGAGCTTGTACTTGTTCTCGGTGAACAGGCCGGTGAAAAAGCCTCGGGCGACTGCGCTACGGACTTGGGCAACGTTAGAGCCGGAGTGTGTGTTACCGAAAAAAGCCACCGCGCCCCTCGGGTTTGAACTGGTGCCTGTCTTAAGCCAGGCTTCGCCAACCATGGACTCGTTCGGGGTCAGAGTCATGGTCTCGCAGGTGATTGATAGAATAATCGGCAACTTCCTTCCATTGGCGGTCTGACCGGGGTCCACCGCGAAAGGTTTGTACCAATTGTTTGTTGCTGTTCCTCGGTAAAGCACCATGCCAGTGCCGTTATTGATCGAGGCGACAACGTCGGGGGCAGTGTCGCCCAGGGAGGAGGCAAGGGAGTCAAAACCGACAAACCCGGCGTTGCGAGCGAGGTTGATGGCGTTACGGACATCGTTCCAGTACACCCAGGCATCATCATCGCCCAGGTCGCGACAGATAGTGGTCATCCGGCGCATCCAGTTGCTGTCTGAGAGTTCAGGTTTGGTCTCATACGCGAGCGTCTTGGCGACCATTACTTCCAGTTGGGTGGGGGACTTGGCCGGGAAGCGGCCGACCGGGATGTCCATCCTAAAGTCGCCGGTAACGTCGCCATAAATGTTGTCTGAGGCATACGTGCCAACATGCTGGATTGTGTAGATTCGTGCTGGTAGGGAACTAGGCGAACCGACCAAGAGCACGTACTCCGGTTTTACTGGCCAGGTATTGTATGCATTGCGGATGTAGTTCTTTATTGAGGTCGTGTCCGAGCCGGTCTCGGACGTTCGAGCGACTTTGCACTGCATGCCTGAGGCATGTTTCCAGTCGGCCAGGGGCTGGATTGCCGCAGCCAGCTGGTCAGTTGCAATGATCAGGTACCTGGCACCCTGTTGGGCTAGTGCGAGCGTGACCGGTACCAGCACGAGAAAAAGAATTCTTCGGCTCATCGTCACCTCTTCTTTGTTTTACGGTAGGCACGCTTGCCGGTGTGCCAATTCGACTGGTGCCTGCCTGCGATACTCTTGGGAGTACTTGACTCTGTGAGTTGTTACGACTCACACGTGTCACATCCAAATTATCGCTGCCACAGTTTCAGTGTCAATAGTTGTGCGGCCGGTATCTTTCCTCGCGCCTCACCGCAGGAAGAAGAGGGGTCAGATCAGACGGTCTGCTGGCGAGACAGCCTCTAGCGAACAAGGGTCACATGATTGAGGAACACGACTGTGTCGGCCTCCAGCCGGAGCAAGTACACGCCGGCCGGCAGCTCTGATGGAGTCCAGGTTACTGTTCGTGCCGGGGTGCTGTTGCGGACATCTGCAACTCTGCGGCCAGTGGCGTCGAATACCTGCATTCGAATTGGCTGCGTTAGCACTTCATTCAGACGAATCGAGACGGAGCGGGAAAACGGGTTGGGGAAAACGGAGAGGAAGGAAAGCTCAAGGCGAGAAGAAGCGCCTTCGGACGAGCCGGAGCTGTTGTTGAACCAGCGCTGGCAGTTCTCGCATGTCTCGAGGTAAGACGCAGAATCTGAAGCAGCGACAAATGCGAACGCCACTCGCTGGGTATCACCTGGTGTCAAGTCAAACGGGCCGGTCGAGACCGAAACCGACCAATTGTATGGTCGATCCGAGCGGGTGACTCCAGCGGTGCCGTTGAGCAGACGATACTTCATGCTTTCGCTCAGGCCAGAGTCCGGGTACACATAGACGCTGTGGTCAATGCAGGTCTGAAATCCAGGCATGTCCGGGTAGAGCAGTTCAACACCAGTAAATTTGTGGGGGATGTTGACGTTACGGAGGTAGGCGGTACGCCGATCTGCATCGGTGTAACAAAGGTCGTGGAACCGGTCGGTCGCCTTGACGTCGAAGTCAGCAAGAATTCCAGCATAGAGTCCAGTCAGGCGTTGTGCGCCTGCGTTGACCAAGTCGTACATCAGGATGACAAAGTTATCATACCCGGACTCGTCGGTGCCGAATGCCTGCTGAAGAACACGGACCCCACTGCAAGACGGGTGTCCGGCGTCCGAGAATGAGCTGGTGAGGAGCTGCTTTGCGGGCCAGAAAGGCCTGCTGGAATAGAGACTGTCGGTCATGCGCCAGTCCCGGTCCGGTTGGCCAACGGCCGTGGTATAGAACTGATCAACGACGTAGTCAGCCGAGTTGGCCAAGCAGAAAGACGCAAGGTTCAGCGACGTCGTATCAGACTTGGGGAAACGGAACCCGCGTCCCTGCTTCGCACCATCGGTGTCAAACCCGACTGAGCCACGGCAGGTCACGGTAAGAGCACACACACCGGTATCAATGTCCGCGACAATGCGGCCAGGATAACCGATGGAGATGTAGAATGTCGCTTCCCAGTTGTCTTCGGCTGAGTGGATTCGGGCTGCTATTTCTGGGCTTGAGCCTGGCAGGATGTCGGGTCCAGCGCGGATTGTGAAGTCATTGGACCAGCCACTGTCCTGGGCTGGGATTGTGCCGAACACGGCGGTGGAATCAGGGAAGGTGAGTTCTGGAGTGCTGGTTGAGAGCACCACGCTGACTGAGTTCGCCGCTGCTGTTCCCTGATTGTGTAGCGTAAGGGCCAGGCGTGCGGTCTCGCCGGGTTCGAGAATACCGTTGGCACGGGCCTGTCCTGAATCGAATATATCAACCCGGCCAAGGATGACGAGCGGTTCAGGTGCGCCCTGTTCCACGGCCACATCGCCGAAGGCAGGCAGTTGGTTGTGCACTGAGGCGGTGAGTCGGAGGATACCTGGGGTTCGTGGGTGAACCTGCAGGGTTACCTGGCCTGAGCTGTTGGTGCGGCCCGCGGCATAGGTTTCGGCTCCTTTCCGAGCGCAGACCAAGGCGTTTGCGACCGGCGCGTGCTGTTTTGAGACCGTTACCTGAACCAGTTGCTCTCCAGTCAAGATTGTGTCTGGAGCGGTAATCGTCATGCCCGCTGGTACTTCGGTCCAAATATCCAGCGACGGGTCTGCGAACAGGTTGAACTCGGTCATGCACCAGCGCCAGAGCGAATTGGATTGTGCCGATGCGGCATACACCTCGCGCGAGTGGGAATGGCATGTGCCAAGCACAAACGTGCTGCGTTTGAGCAGAAAATCGTAGAACCGCGCGCAGAGTTTTTCCGAGGGGCCGAACGAAGGTGGTGTGCCCCATCCGTAACGGGAGTTCATCATCACCGCAATGCAGCCGCCAGTAGCCGCGTTGTGGGCATTTTCTGCAAGGCAGTCCTCGGTCTCAAAGTCGCCTGGGTTGCAGGCAAGTGAGGTCATGATGGAGTAGCGTCGGTCGTTTGTTTGTGCCCGGGCTAGGCTTGAGGTATAAATCGGCGTACCGTCCTCGTCGTACACACCGTTGGCATTGCCGTGGCCTGCCGGGTCAAAGAAAGCGAAGCCGTGGTTGAAGGAGTCGGCTACAACATAGCAGCTCGGTGGGTTCTCCATTTTCACATCCGGCCAGCCGCTTGGCGTCATGTTGGCGATGGAGTCGTTGACAATTCGGCCATGGTAGTTCAGCGACCGCCAGAGCCAGCCAGACGGCAAGAGTGTGCGTTTGACGTAGTCCATGGCGGGATTCTCTTCATAGTTCTTGAGCTTCCGAATAAACGTTTCGACCTCGGTCTGGTTGTCAACTGATGCCCGGCCGAGGATTACGTCGGCGTACAGGTCTACCGAGTCGTCCATCTCGCCGAACAGGTTGTTGTGGTTCGAGTCCCAGGAGTAGTCGAGGTCCGCGTAGTACAGGTCGGTGGGGATGTCGCCGGTTTCGCCGGAAACCGAAACCCTGATGCGACGGCACGGAACAAAGGCATTGTCACCGGCCAGTAGCACATAGGTGAGACCGCGATGTTCGAAAAAGTCTCGGATGAGATTACGGATCCTCTCCTGTAAGTCCCGGCCCGGGCAGTTGCGCTCGATCCACTCGGTAGTGCGGATTTCCGTACGCAGGCCGCGGCCGGTCTTGTACTCCAGAAAAGGCTTGAACCAAGCCGCCAGTCGGTCGGACGTTATCACAAGGTAGTCTATTGTTGGCAGGTCGGTTTCGGCTACGTCCGGGGCGAACCGGTCCAGCTGCTCCGGATTGGCTACCAGCTCGGCCAGTCCGGCGACCGTGCGTTCGAGCTGACTCGGGGTCAGCGTTGGCCGCGGGCCGCTCTCTTCGTAGGTTACGGTCACGGCCAGGCGTGTGTGCAATCGCAGCTGGCCGAGCGCAGGCCGGTACTCAAACGGGCACAGGTTCAGATTTACGAGTCTGAAGCCAGAAGCGCTGCCTGTGTGCCACGCGGCAGTCGGGTCGGACGGGAATGCCGCGGTCGAGGCGTAAACCTGGTGGTCAGGTTCGACGAACGCAGGCGGGCCGCTTTGGGAAATTGGCCAAGGTTCTTGGCAGGGCAGAACTCGGTAACTGCCTGGAATGAGCTCGGTTGCCACCGGAACTGAGGTTACGCCGGTAACCGTGGCGCCGGCCGGCAGAACAAGGGTCACGGAGATGTCTGGGAGACATGGTCGGCCTGGTGCAGGGATGACAAGACCGTCATCAAGTTCGACAACATCGAATCCTTGGAATCGACCGAAGCGCAACTGTGACCGGTCGAGTTCGAGCACATGGCGGACCGTTCCGGCTGCGAGCATTGCAGGCACAAACAGCAGAAAGAGTTTTCTCAACTTTCCTCCAGTGGGTCAATCCGGCCGGAGCTGAATGGCCGTTATCTGACGGATATTCTAGACAAGCCTGCCCGGAACGCAAGCGAAAAAGTGGGGGGTGAGACGACGTGCACTTGACAGTATGTAAGCAAGGGCTAATCTTTGCCGCCATGGACAATGAAAGAATACACGCGCTAATCAAGGCAAAGGGTATCAAGTTTCTGGACCTGAGATATCCTGACCTGCCAGGCCGGCTCCGGCATGTAACCGTGCCGATAGAGCGGCTGAGCAGCGTTCTGAAGGACGGGGTCGGGTTTGACAGTTCTTCGGTTGCCGGGTTCCGTACCGTGGAGGCAGGTGATATGGTTCTGAAGCCGGACCTTGACACCGTAGTCTTGGACCCGTTCTGTCAGCAGCCTACGCTCTCTTGCTTTGCCGGAATCTACGACCCGGGTACCGGCAAGCGCTATGTGCGGGACCCGAGGCACATTCTCCAACAGGCCGTGGCCGCACTGAGCAGGGCAAGCGGGGCTGACCAGGTGATGGTAAGGCCTGAGTTCGAGTTCTACCTGTTCAACAAGGCCGAGTTTTGGACTGACGCAGCATCGGCTGTTTACCGAGTTGAAACCGAGGAGCTGAAACACGATGATCACACCGGTCTTACTTTGTTCAAAGGCCCGGCCTATCATGTTGCGCCGCCATTTGACCGCAGTTCGGACTTCAGGAGCGAGCTAGCGCTGCTTACGCAGGGTTGTGGAATACCGGTCAAGTATCATCACCACGAGGGTGGCCGATTCTCGCAGGTTGAACTTGAACCAGGCTACCTGCCGGTGGTGCAGGCCGCTGACGGAATAATGCTTGTCAAGTACTTGGTGCGCAACCTTGCGCTGAGGTACGGCAAGACCGCGACTTTCATGCCCAAGCCGATATACGGCGAGCCGGGTTCGGGAATGCATCTGCACATATATCTGGCGAAAAAAGGCAGGAACACAGCAGACGATAAGCAGCAGCCAGCAGGTGCGGTATCGTTGTTCGGAGACGAGCGAAACAAGGGTAAGTTGTCGAAGCTTGCAATGCACTTCATCGGCGGGATACTGATGCATGCACCGAGCCTGTGCGCACTGACCAATCCGAGCACGAATTCCTATCGCCGGCTGGTACCGGGATTTGAGGCACCGGTCGCAGTATTCTTCTCCTTTGCCAACCGGACCGCGGCCATCCGGATTCCGGGTTACGTCACCTCGGCTCGTGACATGGCGCTTGAGTACCGGATTCCAGACGCAAGCGCAAATCCGTATCTTTCTCTTGCTGCTGTGCTCCTGGCCGGCCTTGACGGCATCCGGCGTAAGATTGATCCGGGTACGCCCCTGCAGGGCAGAGTGGAAGCGAGCAGCGGAGATCACGCCGCCCGGGCACTGCCGAGAACATTGGAGGCAGCGCTCGAGGAGCTGAGACAGGATCACGAGTATCTCACTGTTGCGTTTACCCTGGATACGATTGACAAATGGGTTGAGATAAAGATGGCGGAGGCCGAGGCACTAGCCAGGCGGCCCCATCCCTGGGAGTACAACCTTTACTATGGGTGCTAGCGCGATTGCCAGCTTCGAGCAGCTTCTTGCCGCGGCCCAGGCCAAGGGCGGCCGGCGGTGCGTTGTTGCCTGCGGAGACGACTGTGCTACGATTGAAGCGCTGGGTGAGGCACAACATAAAGGCATTACTCGGGGGGTCCTGTATGGTGATGGGACCCGAATAGCAACTATCTGTTCAAGTCTGAAGCTGGACTGGTCTCAGTTCGAGGTACGCGACATTGCCGACCCGGCCGAGGCAGTCTCGGCTGCGGTGCGGGACGTGGCACAGAACGGTGATTTTCTGATGAAAGGTCAGGTGGACACGGCTACGTTCCTGCGCGGGGTGCTGGACGAAAGTCTGGGTCTGCGCGGAGAGCGAATTCTGTCCCACGTGGCACTACTGGAACTGCCGAGCTATCATAAGATGCTTGCGATCACCGACGGCGGTATCAACGCCGAACTGGACCTGAAGCGCAAGATTGACATCGTGCGAAATGCTGTCGAACTCGCCCGACTCCTTGGGCTCGAACGGCCCAAGGTTGCGCTGCTTTCTGCCGTAGAGAAGATAAGGCTGAACATCGCCGAGACCCTGGACTGG containing:
- a CDS encoding ComEA family DNA-binding protein, yielding MNPRERVVLLFLTATFLVGAGMTAYRRIRLARQQAASPIVVENPVDTTGTEPALIDLNQARQYELEALPGIGPELARRIISYRQQHGRFRSVRELRQVSGIGPKRYAAICELVTVGARQSASPKQTPHPDSGEGQ
- a CDS encoding C25 family cysteine peptidase, which gives rise to MSRRILFLVLVPVTLALAQQGARYLIIATDQLAAAIQPLADWKHASGMQCKVARTSETGSDTTSIKNYIRNAYNTWPVKPEYVLLVGSPSSLPARIYTIQHVGTYASDNIYGDVTGDFRMDIPVGRFPAKSPTQLEVMVAKTLAYETKPELSDSNWMRRMTTICRDLGDDDAWVYWNDVRNAINLARNAGFVGFDSLASSLGDTAPDVVASINNGTGMVLYRGTATNNWYKPFAVDPGQTANGRKLPIILSITCETMTLTPNESMVGEAWLKTGTSSNPRGAVAFFGNTHSGSNVAQVRSAVARGFFTGLFTENKYKLGHAMIRAKEQLYQEYPSYTADYRGFNLLGDPDLGIWTATPRILEVSHPQEILPQPQQIQVTVRSKLTPIANALVCASMGSAVYTYGYTNSSGEVTLSVSPSDTGSMRLVVTGQNCYPYDGTIHVVTQVGLAEHPPVPACSPKLSATPSAFLYETRLSWPPVRDAGLTVAIHDACGRLVRTLSGSGSSAVWDGCDQDGRRLGPGVYVCTLLAQSTTSLSRTSVTKLK
- a CDS encoding C25 family cysteine peptidase, coding for MRKLFLLFVPAMLAAGTVRHVLELDRSQLRFGRFQGFDVVELDDGLVIPAPGRPCLPDISVTLVLPAGATVTGVTSVPVATELIPGSYRVLPCQEPWPISQSGPPAFVEPDHQVYASTAAFPSDPTAAWHTGSASGFRLVNLNLCPFEYRPALGQLRLHTRLAVTVTYEESGPRPTLTPSQLERTVAGLAELVANPEQLDRFAPDVAETDLPTIDYLVITSDRLAAWFKPFLEYKTGRGLRTEIRTTEWIERNCPGRDLQERIRNLIRDFFEHRGLTYVLLAGDNAFVPCRRIRVSVSGETGDIPTDLYYADLDYSWDSNHNNLFGEMDDSVDLYADVILGRASVDNQTEVETFIRKLKNYEENPAMDYVKRTLLPSGWLWRSLNYHGRIVNDSIANMTPSGWPDVKMENPPSCYVVADSFNHGFAFFDPAGHGNANGVYDEDGTPIYTSSLARAQTNDRRYSIMTSLACNPGDFETEDCLAENAHNAATGGCIAVMMNSRYGWGTPPSFGPSEKLCARFYDFLLKRSTFVLGTCHSHSREVYAASAQSNSLWRWCMTEFNLFADPSLDIWTEVPAGMTITAPDTILTGEQLVQVTVSKQHAPVANALVCARKGAETYAAGRTNSSGQVTLQVHPRTPGILRLTASVHNQLPAFGDVAVEQGAPEPLVILGRVDIFDSGQARANGILEPGETARLALTLHNQGTAAANSVSVVLSTSTPELTFPDSTAVFGTIPAQDSGWSNDFTIRAGPDILPGSSPEIAARIHSAEDNWEATFYISIGYPGRIVADIDTGVCALTVTCRGSVGFDTDGAKQGRGFRFPKSDTTSLNLASFCLANSADYVVDQFYTTAVGQPDRDWRMTDSLYSSRPFWPAKQLLTSSFSDAGHPSCSGVRVLQQAFGTDESGYDNFVILMYDLVNAGAQRLTGLYAGILADFDVKATDRFHDLCYTDADRRTAYLRNVNIPHKFTGVELLYPDMPGFQTCIDHSVYVYPDSGLSESMKYRLLNGTAGVTRSDRPYNWSVSVSTGPFDLTPGDTQRVAFAFVAASDSASYLETCENCQRWFNNSSGSSEGASSRLELSFLSVFPNPFSRSVSIRLNEVLTQPIRMQVFDATGRRVADVRNSTPARTVTWTPSELPAGVYLLRLEADTVVFLNHVTLVR
- the glnA gene encoding type I glutamate--ammonia ligase, which gives rise to MDNERIHALIKAKGIKFLDLRYPDLPGRLRHVTVPIERLSSVLKDGVGFDSSSVAGFRTVEAGDMVLKPDLDTVVLDPFCQQPTLSCFAGIYDPGTGKRYVRDPRHILQQAVAALSRASGADQVMVRPEFEFYLFNKAEFWTDAASAVYRVETEELKHDDHTGLTLFKGPAYHVAPPFDRSSDFRSELALLTQGCGIPVKYHHHEGGRFSQVELEPGYLPVVQAADGIMLVKYLVRNLALRYGKTATFMPKPIYGEPGSGMHLHIYLAKKGRNTADDKQQPAGAVSLFGDERNKGKLSKLAMHFIGGILMHAPSLCALTNPSTNSYRRLVPGFEAPVAVFFSFANRTAAIRIPGYVTSARDMALEYRIPDASANPYLSLAAVLLAGLDGIRRKIDPGTPLQGRVEASSGDHAARALPRTLEAALEELRQDHEYLTVAFTLDTIDKWVEIKMAEAEALARRPHPWEYNLYYGC
- a CDS encoding bifunctional enoyl-CoA hydratase/phosphate acetyltransferase, which encodes MGASAIASFEQLLAAAQAKGGRRCVVACGDDCATIEALGEAQHKGITRGVLYGDGTRIATICSSLKLDWSQFEVRDIADPAEAVSAAVRDVAQNGDFLMKGQVDTATFLRGVLDESLGLRGERILSHVALLELPSYHKMLAITDGGINAELDLKRKIDIVRNAVELARLLGLERPKVALLSAVEKIRLNIAETLDWAVITRMGDQGEFGTAIIEGPLAVDVALSQEAAKIKRVASQVSGEVDILVVPTMATGNILAKGLQYLGGAKAAGIVVGARKPIVMLSRADDAQTKLYSLALGGFAA